A section of the Leptotrichia sp. HSP-342 genome encodes:
- a CDS encoding type II secretion system F family protein produces MINIVKNNKSGINEKELLSFTKSVYYLLNGKISLIDTLGIVAQNYSGDLKSKIIVTKQQIEKGVPLHRAFSKITMNKEFMEMIKIGEETGNLEIVFKNLYEKYEFNQKIKKDVKNLSIYPVTVIVTALVIVFILLKFVVPKFVLIYSDIGQELPKITQIVINISKITDKYGVFILIAIIFLIFGLKNWKEKNEKNFEKIFLKTKMIGQMYKNICILNFTRNMYSLTDANVPLIQSLKMCTNSKSYILNEELKKIILKIEKGESIQKSFKNTTFFDNEYVSFLAIGEKTGEMKISFFNLNEIYYEKVSEKIKWFLKMFEPLSIIFIGIIIGLIVFSVMLPIFKMGEML; encoded by the coding sequence ATGAAAAAGAATTGTTATCATTTACTAAAAGTGTATATTATTTATTAAATGGTAAAATTTCACTAATTGATACGCTTGGAATTGTTGCACAGAATTATAGCGGAGATTTGAAAAGTAAGATAATTGTTACAAAACAGCAAATTGAAAAGGGAGTTCCTCTTCATAGGGCTTTTTCAAAGATTACTATGAATAAGGAATTTATGGAAATGATAAAAATTGGGGAAGAAACTGGAAATTTGGAAATAGTCTTTAAGAATCTGTATGAAAAATACGAGTTTAATCAGAAAATAAAAAAAGATGTGAAAAATTTGAGCATTTATCCAGTAACAGTTATAGTTACAGCATTAGTAATTGTGTTTATATTGTTAAAGTTTGTTGTACCTAAATTTGTCCTAATTTATTCTGACATTGGGCAGGAATTGCCAAAAATTACGCAAATTGTAATAAATATTAGTAAAATAACGGATAAATATGGTGTCTTTATTTTAATTGCCATAATTTTTTTAATTTTTGGATTAAAGAATTGGAAAGAAAAAAATGAAAAGAATTTTGAAAAAATTTTTTTAAAAACAAAAATGATTGGGCAAATGTATAAAAATATTTGCATATTGAATTTTACTAGAAATATGTATTCTTTGACAGATGCCAATGTTCCATTGATTCAATCCCTAAAAATGTGTACAAATTCTAAAAGTTATATTTTAAATGAGGAACTGAAAAAAATTATTTTGAAAATAGAAAAGGGTGAGAGTATTCAAAAATCCTTTAAAAATACGACTTTTTTTGATAATGAATACGTAAGTTTCCTTGCAATTGGAGAAAAGACTGGCGAAATGAAAATATCATTTTTTAATTTGAATGAAATTTATTACGAAAAAGTTAGTGAGAAAATAAAATGGTTTTTGAAAATGTTTGAGCCGCTTTCGATAATTTTTATTGGAATAATTATTGGGCTTATTGTATTTTCAGTTATGCTGCCTATTTTTAAAATGGGAGAAATGCTGTAA
- a CDS encoding O-methyltransferase: protein MIENFIEASKYAQNLFKIKNEIIQKIKNESLEQNVPIITDEVLNYMIFTARNIKAENILEIGTATGYSGLFLAQIANENGGFLTTMEIDEIRYGKAVENFKKLGLFEKNKMIFGDALEEIPKLDKNVKYDFIFIDASKGQYLKFFEMSYKLLNENGIIFIDNLMFRGLVATDKEEIPKRYKTIVKRLKEFIEKLNEEYNFVLLSFGDGVGIVKK, encoded by the coding sequence ATGATAGAAAATTTTATAGAAGCATCGAAATATGCACAGAATTTGTTTAAAATAAAGAATGAAATTATACAGAAGATAAAGAACGAAAGTTTGGAACAAAATGTACCAATTATTACAGATGAAGTGCTAAATTATATGATTTTTACAGCTAGAAATATTAAAGCTGAAAATATTTTGGAAATTGGAACTGCAACAGGATACTCAGGACTATTTTTGGCACAAATCGCTAATGAAAATGGCGGTTTTTTGACAACAATGGAAATTGATGAAATTCGTTATGGAAAAGCTGTGGAAAATTTCAAGAAACTTGGATTATTCGAAAAGAATAAGATGATTTTTGGAGATGCTTTGGAAGAAATTCCGAAACTTGATAAGAATGTGAAATATGATTTTATTTTTATTGATGCATCGAAAGGTCAGTATTTGAAGTTTTTTGAAATGAGTTATAAACTTCTCAATGAAAATGGAATTATTTTTATTGATAATCTAATGTTTCGTGGACTGGTTGCAACAGATAAGGAAGAAATTCCGAAAAGATATAAGACAATTGTAAAAAGGCTTAAAGAATTTATAGAAAAATTGAATGAAGAGTATAATTTTGTATTGCTTTCGTTTGGAGATGGAGTTGGGATAGTAAAAAAATAA
- a CDS encoding endonuclease/exonuclease/phosphatase family protein → MKFLLYNIRYGTGKYLNQPFKHIRGYLGRSVRHIYRIGKFINKYKPDIVGLVEVDLGSFRMYSKNQATLLGRITRNNNVYQYKYEEDSNYMKFPMVRKQGNALLSKKPVLREEFHYLDIGMKKLIIEVETKDVVVFLVHLALGGKTRQKQIVQLYNFVKNCKKPVIVAGDFNVFWGEEEIEMFLQASNLQNINIRKEPTFPSWNPKRELDFILCSKEIKVKSYEVIQTQLSDHLPILVDFEIVK, encoded by the coding sequence ATGAAATTTCTTTTGTATAATATTCGATATGGAACAGGAAAGTATCTGAATCAGCCGTTTAAACATATACGGGGGTATTTGGGACGCTCTGTAAGGCATATTTATCGGATTGGGAAATTTATTAATAAATATAAGCCTGATATTGTGGGACTTGTAGAAGTTGATCTTGGCTCGTTTAGAATGTACAGCAAAAATCAAGCTACGCTTCTTGGAAGAATTACTAGAAATAATAATGTTTATCAGTACAAATATGAGGAAGATTCTAATTATATGAAATTCCCGATGGTAAGAAAGCAGGGAAATGCCTTACTTTCTAAAAAACCTGTTTTACGGGAAGAATTTCATTATCTGGATATTGGAATGAAAAAATTGATTATTGAGGTGGAAACAAAAGATGTAGTAGTGTTTCTAGTTCATTTGGCACTTGGTGGAAAAACAAGACAGAAACAGATTGTGCAGCTTTATAATTTTGTGAAAAACTGTAAAAAGCCAGTAATAGTTGCTGGAGATTTTAATGTGTTCTGGGGAGAAGAGGAAATTGAGATGTTTTTACAGGCTTCTAATCTGCAAAATATAAACATAAGGAAAGAGCCAACTTTTCCGAGCTGGAATCCAAAGCGGGAACTTGACTTTATACTTTGTTCAAAGGAAATAAAAGTAAAAAGTTATGAAGTTATACAAACTCAGCTTTCAGATCATTTGCCAATATTAGTTGATTTTGAAATTGTAAAATAA